A window of Bacteroidia bacterium genomic DNA:
AAAACAAATCCATGCTGAATTTCTTGAAATTGAACATTTTATCTACCCTTAAATCCAACTGGCTAAAGTATTTCAGACGTTGGGTATTAAGTTGTGTGTAGTCCAAAATTCCTGTTCCTAACAATACAAAGTTTCGCTGTGAGGCAGTCATGTCAAATGGAGTGTAAGGAGTTCCTCCTGCAAAACGGTATTTTAAACCAATTTGCCAACCTTTACCCAATTTAATTCCCAAAGTGGTAGAGACCAAGTGTTTGTTATCCCAGGCAGAGGCAATAAGTTTGCCATCCAATCCGGAATATTTGCTTCTTACAAAAGTGTAGCTAAAGACATAGAAAAGCCGTTTAACCAGTTTTTGTTGAACAAAAAATTCAAATCCATAAGTTTCACCCAAACCTGAACTTTGAATACGTTCGCTGCCAATGCTGCCAAAATCGCTTCCAAGGTTAGCCAAAGAATAGCCATTGGCCACAGAAACAGGGTAATCGCTATATTGTTTGAAAAAGCCTTCCAATGTAAAGCGCAAACTTTCATTGGGCAAAAATTGTGTTCCCAAAACATAATGCATAGACCTGATGTATTTCATGGAACGATTAACCAATTCATTGTTTGCATCGCGGTAGCCTAGGGTGGTGTAGGTTGGGATTTTATAGTACAATCCAACCGATGCTGTAAGATCCCATTTGGGGGTGATATGGTAGGCAAAAGAAAGTCGGGGTGACAAGGTTTTAAGTGGGTTACTGCCATCTTTCATAAACGAATTCATATCGGTTCGCAAGCCAAACGAGGTAAGCAACTTATTGTTAAAAAGCTCTTTTGAAACTTGTCCAAATGCTCCATACTTAAAAAAGTCGATCGCTGAACTGATGTTGACCGTTAATCCAGGGAAAATGACATTGCCTAAAGAGTCGGTAATGGTGTTGGTTACTTTGTTAAAGAGTTGGGTGTTGTATTTAACATATTGACCCATAATTCCGTACGAAATCTTCCAACCATTGATGTATTTGTTAACGTCAATT
This region includes:
- a CDS encoding TonB-dependent receptor; translated protein: EGPMGKKTNFIVSARKSYLDFLFKLIDLPIRPNFYDFQYKVVHKFNEKTTLTAIGLGAIDNFSFGATRESSPENEYLRRSLPIIKQWNYTTGFVLKRLINKGYLQVAVSRNMFNNDIDRFEDAQYGDETKRNFKLRSQEIENKLRIDVNKYINGWKISYGIMGQYVKYNTQLFNKVTNTITDSLGNVIFPGLTVNISSAIDFFKYGAFGQVSKELFNNKLLTSFGLRTDMNSFMKDGSNPLKTLSPRLSFAYHITPKWDLTASVGLYYKIPTYTTLGYRDANNELVNRSMKYIRSMHYVLGTQFLPNESLRFTLEGFFKQYSDYPVSVANGYSLANLGSDFGSIGSERIQSSGLGETYGFEFFVQQKLVKRLFYVFSYTFVRSKYSGLDGKLIASAWDNKHLVSTTLGIKLGKGWQIGLKYRFAGGTPYTPFDMTASQRNFVLLGTGILDYTQLNTQRLKYFSQLDLRVDKMFNFKKFSMDLFLDFQNVMMTAQQSPPYYTFKRTADNSGFETTDGNPLKADGSNGIPVLLENFSKNIVPTIGLIIEF